One window from the genome of Cryptococcus neoformans var. neoformans JEC21 chromosome 12 sequence encodes:
- a CDS encoding class III aminotransferase, putative, which produces MLKDRASPTTMSPIALNQRTGVSTTHLKSSVAPTPISTAATSTYQLHHTVPNPVATKGDGMHFTLTTGETVLDAAAGGAAVSCLGNGNSEVIETMYEQAKKMAYTYHQSLDAEGSEKLAKWLCDRSEGALVAGAFLNSGSEAIEAAIKMARQYWVEAGKPERKYIIARFPSYHGNTLGALAIGNAPGRRDIYKPLISMNAFHHVTSPVYKRYAQPGETEEAYSARLADELEAKILELGPENVIGFFAEPVVGSALGVMPPPKGYFPAMDKVIKKYGTLFIMDEVMSGSGRVGQLFAHQAVGEGVKPDIVAIAKGLGGGYVSISGVFVGQRVADRVREGGQWKNSHTYQNHPINCAVAAKVMEIVERENLLQNVRERGEQILEELKEAAKGVPTIIDVRGKGLFIGVEFDGPSSLKPRFASRVKDQAFKNGLIVMGISGTIDGVEGETTIICPAYTVTKKQISEIVRLLVKSIKEVVEEL; this is translated from the exons ATG TTAAAAGACCGAGCATCACCCACAACCATGTCCCCTATCGCTCTCAACCAACGCACTGGTGTGTCCACCACCCACCTCAAATCCAGCGTCGCACCTACCCCTATCTCTACAGCCGCTACCTCTACTTATCAGCTCCACCACACCGTCCCCAACCCTGTAGCCACCAAAGGTGATGGCATGCACTTTACTCTTACCACTGGTGAGACCGTACTCGACGCCGCCGCAGGTGGAGCTGCCGTCTCTTGTTTGGGTAATGGGAACTCTGAAGTCATCGAGACCATGTATGAAcaggccaagaagatggcTTATACCTACCACCAGAGTTTGGATGCTGAGGGTAGCGAAAAGCTTGCAAAATGGTTGTGTGACAGGAGTGAAGGTGCTTTGGTAGCTGGTGCTTTCTTGAACTCTG GTTCGGAAGCCATCGAAGCTGCCATCAAAATGGCTAGGCAGTACTGGGTGGAGGCAGGCAAGCCCGAGCGCAAATACATCATTGCGAGGTTCCCATCTTACCATGGTAACACCCTCGGTGCCCTCGCT ATCGGCAATGCCCCCGGTCGTCGGGACATCTACAAacccctcatctccatgAATGCCTTCCATCACGTCACTTCTCCAGTATACAAACGTTACGCCCAGCCGGGCGAAACCGAAGAAGCCTATTCAGCCCGCTTGGCTGATGAGCTCGAAGCTAAAATCCTCGAACTTGGACCTGAGAATGTCATCGGTTTTTTTGCTGAACCCGTCGTTGGTTCCGCTCTCGGCGTCATGCCCCCTCCAAAGGGCTACTTTCCCGCGATGGACAAGGTCATCAAGAAGTATGGGACGCTCTTCATCATGGATGAGGTTATGAGTGGTTCGGGGCGGGTCGGCCAGTTGTTCGCGCATCAAGCTGTAGGTGAAGGGGTAAAACCTGATATCGTAGCTATCGCCAAGGGTCTTGGAGGGGGGTATGTTTCTATCTCGGGTGTGTTTGTTGGTCAACGTGTAGCCGATAGGGTAAGGGAAGGTGGCCAATGGAAAAATAGCCACACATACCAAAATCACCCTATTAACTGCGCTGTTGCAGCTAAGGTTATGGAGATTGTCGAGCGGGAGAACTTGTTGCAGAATGTGAGAGAGAGGGGTGAACAAATCCTGGAAGAATTGAAAGAGGCTGCGAAGGGGGTGCCTACCATTATTGATGTTCGAGGCAAGGGACTG TTTATCGGTGTCGAATTCGAtggcccttcttctctcaaaCCCCGTTTTGCATCTCGCGTTAAGGACCAGGCGTTCAAGAACGGCCTCATTGTCATGGGTATCAGCGGTACCATTGACGGTGTAGAAGGTGAAACCACCATCATCTGTCCT GCATACACTGTGACCAAGAAGCAGATCTCTGAGATTGTTAGGTTGTTGGTGAAGAGCATCAAggaggttgttgaggagCTTTAA
- a CDS encoding cytoplasm protein, putative, giving the protein MSSTNQKPLSAFVSFPSPYTQSLLVQALVSTLPALSLSLVQFPEDQPPALQWADYDLMSFDIPHKSPSKYLISSYIYRKALTRKHQLHNTIIAYLAKCSHRKIPSILSPLPEGPVGNGDGTDVLGGGAPKGWIVDLQFADELDEALMDDLYELEAGMRENEGKEEGERRWWILKPGFADRAQGIRMFSTEEELRAIFEEFEPSSSDEEDDDEDKEEEDDEQESEEARQMAKGGVDGMIDMLAKKAVELGFSGEDDQDSNEKEDEDGEGGTGVMTSQLRHFVIQEYIPKPILFDIFNIPEEPSSSLEGYKFHLRAYVLITGAYTVHLARTMLALFSGSPYTPPKPTEDGQLDLRPHLTNTCLQTDAYGAPTPPEELVKLFWELEGISALNCSSSPSSDGKYSYIPRGEVTKEWLDKTFAKVGDVVAETVKAGAECGSFGLQFMPNAFEIFGVDLILSFPPSSSKSTSLPIPTVTLLEFNASPDFHQSGDRLRSELLHMFKGVIRLSVAPFFGLETAEDDEKNEEEMQLGEDRWGWRLVGKGEVRGSEW; this is encoded by the exons ATGTCATCTACCAATCAAAAACCTCTATCAGCATTCGTCTCCTTCCCATCGCCATACACTCAGTCACTCTTGGTTCAAGCGCTGGTCTCCACTCTTCCTGCTTTGTCGCTTTCTCTGGTGCAGTTCCCCGAAGATCAGCCTCCAGCTTTACAATG GGCCGATTATGACCTCATGTCATTCGACATCCCTCACAAAAGCCCTTCCAAGTATCTCATCTCCTCATACATATATCGCAAAGCCCTTACCCGAAAACATCAACTTCACAACACCATCATCGCATACCTCGCAAAATGCTCTCACCGAAAGattccttccatcctctccccttTACCGGAAGGGCCTGTTGGAAATGGGGATGGGACAGATGTGCTAGGTGGAGGTGCGCCGAAAGGATGGATAGTGGATTTGCAATTCGCGGATGAGCTGGATGAGGCGTTAATGGATGATTTGTATGAACTTGAAGCGGGGATGAGGGAGAAtgaggggaaagaagagggagagaggagatggtggattTTGAAGCCTGGATTTGCCGACAGAGCGCAGGGAATTAGGATGTTTTCCACTGAAGAGGAACT ACGAGCAATCTTTGAAGAGTTCGAGCCGTCATCTTcggacgaggaggatgacgatgaagacaaagaagaagaagatgatgagcaagaaAGCGAAGAGGCCCGGCAGATGGCCAAAGGCGGGGTGGACGGAATGATAGACATGTTAGCGAAAAAGGCTGTCGAGCTTGGCTTCagcggagaagatgatcaagACTCGAatgaaaaagaggatgaggatggagagggaggtACGGGTGTCATGACTTCCCAGCTGCGACACTTTGTCATCCAA GAATACATCCCTAAGCCCATCCTTTTTGACATTTTCAATATACCTGAAGAaccatcgtcatcgttAGAAGGTTACAAA TTCCATCTCCGAGCGTACGTCCTCATCACCGGCGCGTATACTGTCCACCTTGCTCGGACCATGCTAGCCCTTTTCTCCGGATCACCTTATACCCCGCCCAAACCAACGGAAGATGGCCAGTTGGACCTCAGACCGCATTTGACCAACACATGTCTCCAG ACGGATGCGTACGGCGCTCCTACTCCTCCTGAGGAGCTCGTCAAGCTTTTCTGGGAACTGGAGGGTATTTCTGCCTTGAACtgttcatcctcaccatcatccgATGGCAAGTATTCTTATATACCACGAGGAGAGGTCACGAAGGAATGGTTGGACAAAACATTTGCAAAGGTCGGAGATGTTGTAGCCGAGACTGTCAAGGCTGGTGCTGAATGCGGAAGCTTTGGGTTGCAATTCATGCCCAATGCCTTTGAG ATCTTTGGTGTCGATCTTATCCTTTCTTTCccgccatcatcgtccAAGTCCACGTCTTTGCCTATACCAACGGTTACTCTTCTCGAATTCAACGCTTCTCCCGACTTCCACCAAAGCGGTGACCGTCTCCGATCCGAATTGCTTCATATGTTTAAGGGTGTTATCCGTCTAAGTGTGGCACCGTTTTTCGGTCTTGAGACTGCtgaggacgatgagaagaacgaagaagagatgcaACTTGGAGAGGACCGATGGGGATGGCGACTGGTCggaaagggagaggttAGAGGGTCAGAGTGGTAA
- a CDS encoding expressed protein, with product MPQHLVSPEEFLTKLGQCFSDPSSSSSVWLTHKRLTYSDDADVQMNDEERENNSEGPEHEVLIRCTQGNNKFSARIPASSLPSFHAAYGSLLKTSMAPLMRKRDKKKEKARAEALTKKRKELYVEVVIGNEGKRGKGRRQRQRKIAAQKKKETEREKLEIRQAQQKASGDL from the exons ATGCCCCAACATCTCGTGTCCCCGGAAGAG TTCCTCACCAAACTCGGCCAATGTTTCTCTGACCCGTCTTCGTCAAGTTCCGTTTGGCTCACTCACAAGAGGT TAACATACTCGGATGATGCGGATGTGCAGATGAACGacgaagaaagagagaacaACAGTGAAGGACCGGAACACGAGGTGCTGATAAGGTGTACTCAAGGAAACAACAAGTTTTCCGCTCGA ATTCCCGCCTCATCCCTCCCGTCATTCCACGCCGCCTATGGTTCCCTTCTCAAAACATCCATGGCACCCCTCATGCGAAAACGagacaagaaaaaggagaaggctcGGGCGGAAGCAttgacaaagaagaggaaggagcTTTATGTCGAGGTTGTGATTGGGAatgagggaaagaggggtAAGGGGAGAAGACAAAGG CAAAGAAAGATTGCGgcgcagaagaagaaagagaccGAAAGGGAAAAGCTGGAAATTAGGCAAGCTCAGCAAAAGGCTAGTGGGGATCTATAG
- a CDS encoding aldo-keto reductase, putative codes for MPRAISIRLFNTPRNILSEMSGPAPVKSLDARLKMHDGNAIPQFGLGVYEMNDKETYDCVKWALEAGYRHVDTAEWYENEAPCGKAIADFLKATGTSREEIFLTSKLKNNSSYEQAFVDLKGSLKRSGVEYFDLYLMHSAIGGPVIRKNVWKALCDAQSQGLVKSIGVSNFGKKHIQEFIDQKVPLPTVNQVDLHPFMRHPEIVEICEQNEILLEAWGPLARAMRFDHPVVVKIAKEKGKDAAQIMLRWGIQHGFVVIPKSVSQKRIVSNSKIFDFELSSEEMKELDGLDEYLVTDWDVVDCE; via the exons ATGCCAAGAGCTATATCTATACGTCTATTCAATACCCCAAGAAATATCCTATCAGAAATGTCCGGTCCTGCTCCAGTCAAGTCTCTCGATGCTCGTCTTAAG ATGCACGACGGGAATGCTATCCCTCAATTCGGACTTGGCGTCTACGAGATGAACGACAAGGAGACTTACGATTGTGTCAAGTGGGCTCTTGAAGCTGGGTATCGACATGTCGACACTGCCGAATGGTACGAGAACGAAGCTCCTTGTGGAAAGGCCATTGCCGATTTTTTAA AGGCTACTGGTACCTCTCGAGAGGAGATCTTCCTTACATCTAAGCTCAAGAACAACTCTAGCTATGAACAAGCTTTTGTCGACCTCAAGGGCTCCCTCAAACGCTCCGGTGTCGAGTACTTTGACCTTTACCTCATGCACTCCGCCATTGGCGGTCCCGTCATCAGGAAGAACGTCTGGAAGGCTCTTTGCGATGCCCAATCTCAGGGTCTCGTCAAGTCTATCGGTGTCTCCAACTTTGGCAAGAAGCACATCCAAGAATTTATCGATCAAAAGGTCCCTTTGCCTACCGTTAACCAGGTTGACCTCCACCCCTTCATGAGACATCCCGAGATTGTGGAGATCTGCGAGCAAAACGAGATTTTGCTTGAAGCTTGGGGGCCTCTTGCGAGGGCAATGAGGTTTGACCACCCTGTGGTTGTGAAGATtgccaaggagaagggcaaggatgcTGCTCAAATCATGTTGAGGTGGGGTATCCAGCAT GGTTTTGTTGTCATCCCCAAGTCTGTATCTCAAAAGCGAATCGTTTCCAACTCCAAGATCTTCGATTTTGAGCTCTCTTccgaggagatgaaggag CTTGACGGCTTGGATGAGTATCTCGTTACTGATTGGGATGTCGTCGACTGCGAATAG